In Diabrotica undecimpunctata isolate CICGRU chromosome 4, icDiaUnde3, whole genome shotgun sequence, a single genomic region encodes these proteins:
- the LOC140439911 gene encoding uncharacterized protein has protein sequence MENPEEILHSLEEFSKMKPKDIPRELEEYLCFVAKTGNPIYQWPIIKSLFREKLINVITDFYESCPSVDIPPCPNVEMFNYDMMKNFILEKLDTFASAPFTVQRICELLTTPRKEYSRIDKYMRALEKNILVVSTVEPGRRSAENGEEGIMNGIESEHLPESSNSSHDINIEDMDESPSNWNRHDQDVPVSYKNGESEDLSKSEMEPATQAATSFETEETKTEVPSSSTAEEPKAQTPETVITCTSTEETIETFVSIEPQEGAYQNLSEDSNTDSNSSDSSSSASVPEAKETTPIEEKQPAEEALEVAIDTTNVPKQTETEVQKPESITEAELEPKEPLIEETQFEISQVESTSELPTETPIEDISTEEVTPGPSEPEVLESLPEISEPQVAVETEDKEAEVVVEKSLDAPEETLPVAPEVDVPVPEELENIVDSSTDDKKEEEDISEKLPQEEISESEKIETTNDADAATNDLSDNKELSEESPMEVDVSQDKKSETEEPSSSVEPFLA, from the exons ATGGAAAACCCGGAAGAAATTCTTCATAGTCTAGAAGAATTTTCAAAAATGAAACCAAAAGACATTCCACGTGAATTAGAAGAGTACTTGTGTTTTGTCGCCAAAACAGGCAATCCTATCTACCAATGGCCTATAATAAAATCTCTTTTCCGAGAAAAGCTGATCAATGTTATTACGGACTTCTACGAATCTTGCCCATCTGTAGATATTCCACCTTGTCCTAACGTAGAAATGTTCAATTATGATATGATGAAGAATTTTATATTAGAGAAACTCGACACATTCGCTTCGGCCCCTTTCACAGTCCAAAGGATATGTGAACTTCTCACGACGCCTAGAAAAGAATACAGCAGAATAGACAAATACATGAGGGCGTTGGAAAAGAATATTCTGGTTGTAAGCACAGTAGAGCCTGGCCGAAGATCTGCTGAAAATGGGGAAGAAGGTATTATGAATGGTATAGAGTCAGAACATTTACCAGAAAGTAGCAATTCTAGTCACGACATTAACATTGAAGACATGGATGAAAGTCCTTCTAATTGGAACAGACATGATCAAGATGTACCTGTTTCATACAAAAATGGGGAGAGTGAAGACTTATCAAAAAGTGAAATGGAACCAGCCACACAGGCGGCAACTAGTTTTGAAACAGAAGAAACTAAAACAG AAGTACCTTCAAGCAGTACTGCTGAAGAACCAAAAGCACAAACCCCAGAGACTGTAATAACTTGCACAAGTACAGAAGAGACAATTGAAACATTTGTTTCTATAGAACCTCAAGAAGGTGCCTATCAGAACCTTTCAGAAGATAGCAATACAGACAGTAACAGTAGTGATTCTTCAAGTTCAGCATCTGTGCCAGAAGCTAAAGAAACTACACCTATAGAAGAAAAGCAACCAGCTGAAGAAGCCTTAGAGGTCGCAATAGATACCACCAATGTG CCTAAGCAAACTGAAACAGAAGTACAAAAACCAGAATCAATTACTGAAGCTGAATTAGAACCCAAGGAACCATTGATAGAAGAAACACAGTTTGAAATTTCACAGGTAGAATCTACAAGTGAATTGCCAACAGAAACACCAATTGAAGACATATCAACAGAAGAAGTAACTCCTGGTCCAAGTGAACCAGAAGTGCTAGAATCACTACCAGAAATCTCAGAACCTCAGGTTGCTGTGGAGACAGAGGATAAAGAAGCAGAAGTGGTGGTTGAGAAATCGTTAGATGCTCCAGAAGAAACGCTTCCTGTTGCCCCAGAAGTAGATGTCCCTGTACCTGAAGAATTGGAAAACATTGTAGATAGTTCAACTGATGATAAGAAAGAGGAAGAAGATATCTCTGAAAAATTACCACAAGAAGAAATCAGTGAATCTGAAAAGATAGAAACAACAAATGATGCAGATGCTGCCACCAATGATCTATCTGACAACAAAGAGCTATCTGAAGAGTCTCCTATGGAAGTAGATGTCAGTCAGGATAAGAAGTCAGAAACTGAAGAGCCTAGTTCATCTGTAGAACCATTTCTAGCATAA